A genomic stretch from Hemicordylus capensis ecotype Gifberg chromosome 5, rHemCap1.1.pri, whole genome shotgun sequence includes:
- the ACSL1 gene encoding long-chain-fatty-acid--CoA ligase 1 isoform X1 → MQAHELFRHLRMPELGDVRQYVRTLPTNTLMGFGAFAALTTYWYATRPKALKPPCDLAMQSVEVEGGEHVRRSSLLDSDEPILYYYDDVRTVYDIFQRGIHVSNNGPCLGVRKPNQPYEWISYKEAADRAECVGSALLNRGFKPSADQFVGIFAQNRPEWVIIEQGCYTYSLVAVPLYDTLGTEAITYIVNKADITLVFCDKPEKAKLLLESTEKGEMSVLKTIVIMDPFDSDLVARGKKCGVDVVSMKEIEALGRAQRHKPVLPKPEDLAIVCFTSGTTGNPKGAMLTHQNIVSNMSAFVKVTESGYVMNPSDTHISFLPLAHMFERIVQCVILCHGARIGFFQGDIRLLMDDLKTLQPTVFPVVPRLLNRMFDKIFGQANTSFKRWILDFASKRKEAELRSGIIRNNSLWDKMIFRKIQANLGGKVRLMITGAAPVSANVLTFLRAALGCQFYEGYGQTECTAGCSLTIPGDWTAGHVGAPMPCNLIKLVDVEEMNYFAAKGEGEVCVKGPNVFKGYLKDPQKTAEVLDEDGWVHTGDVGKWLPNGTLKIIDRKKHIFKLAQGEYIAPEKIENVYMRSEPVAQIFVHGESLQAFLIGIVVPDPEMLASWAKKKGLGGSYEELCKNKDIKKIILEDLLKVGKEFGLKSFEQVKGITLHPEMFSIENGLLTPTLKAKRPELRKYFRSEIEELYANIQM, encoded by the exons GGCGGTGAACATGTACGGAGATCTTCATTACTTGACAGTGATGAGCCAATATTATACTACTATGATGATGTGAGAACAGTCTATGATATCTTCCAAAGAGGAATACACGTGTCAA ACAATGGTCCATGTTTGGGTGTAAGGAAACCAAATCAGCCATATGAATGGATCTCCTACAAGGAG GCTGCAGACAGAGCAGAATGTGTTGGTTCAGCACTTCTCAACAGAGGCTTCAAACCATCTGCTGATCAGTTCGTAGGAATATTCGCACAGAACAGACCTGAG TGGGTGATCATTGAACAAGGATGCTACACTTACTCACTAGTGGCTGTACCCCTCTATGACACCCTTGGAACTGAGGCAATCACTTATATTGTAAACAAAG CTGACATCACATTGGTTTTTTGTGACAAGCCTGAAAAGGCAAAGCTTCTGTTGGAAAGCACAGAGAAGGGAGAAATGTCAGTCCTCAAAACGATTGTGATCATGGATCCCTTTGACAGTGATCTTGTGGCCCGTGGAAAGAAATGTGGAGTGGATGTTGTCAGCATGAAAGAAATTGAG gcactgggAAGAGCCCAGAGGCACAAGCCTGTA CTTCCAAAACCAGAAGATCTAGCCATAGTTTGTTTCACCAGTGGAACTACAG gaAACCCTAAAGGAGCAATGTTAACTCACCAAAATATTGTGAGCAATATGTCGGCATTTGTGAAAGTTACAGAG AGTGGCTATGTAATGAATCCCAGCGACACACACATTTCCTTTTTGCCCCTTGCACATATGTTTGAAAGAATAGTCCAG TGTGTGATTCTCTGCCACGGAGCTCGGATAGGATTTTTCCAGGGAGACATCAGGCTACTTATGGATGACTTAAAAACTTTGCAGCCTACAGTGTTCCCAGTTGTGCCAAGGCTGTTGAACAGAATGTTTGATAAA ATCTTTGGACAAGCAAATACTTCATTTAAGCGGTGGATATTGGATTTTGCTTCTAAGAGAAAAGAAGCTGAACTTAGAAGTGGCATCATTAGAAATAATAGCCTGTGGGATAAAATGATTTTTCGCAAAATACAG gcAAATCTGGGAGGAAAAGTAAGGCTAATGATTACAGGAGCAGCTCCTGTTTCCGCAAATGTTCTGACCTTCTTAAGAGCCGCTCTTGGCTGTCAG TTCTATGAAGGCTATGGACAGACAGAATGCACAGCTGGATGTTCCCTAACAATACCTGGTGACTGGACTGCTG GTCACGTTGGTGCCCCGATGCCTTGCAATCTCATAAAACTTGTTGATGTAGAAGAAATGAATTATTTTGCTGccaaaggagagggagag GTTTGCGTAAAAGGGCCAAATGTGTTCAAGGGTTATCTGAAGGATCCACAAAAGACTGCAGAAGTTCTTGATGAAGATGGATGGGTGCACACTGGAGATGTTGGGAAATGGTTGCCG AATGGAACTCTGAAGATAATTGACAGGAAAAAACATATATTCAAACTTGCACAGGGAGAATATATAGCACCAGAAAAAATAGAGAATGTTTATATGAGGAGTGAACCTGTTGCCCAGATATTTGTCCACGGTGAAAGTTTGCAG GCTTTCCTAATAGGAATTGTGGTACCAGATCCAGAAATGTTGGCCAGCTGGGCCAAGAAAAAGGGATTGGGAGGTTCCTATGAAGAACTATGCAAAAACAAA GACATCAAAAAAATTATTCTGGAAGACTTGTTGAAAGTTGGAAAAGAGTTTGGCTTGAAGTCATTTGAACAG GTCAAAGGCATTACCCTTCACCCTGAAATGTTCTCGATTGAGAATGGCCTGTTAACACCAACATTAAAGGCAAAGAGACCTGAGCTACGCAAGTATTTCAGGTCTGAGATAGAAGAACTCTATGCTAATATCCAGATGTAA
- the ACSL1 gene encoding long-chain-fatty-acid--CoA ligase 1 isoform X4 has translation MQAHELFRHLRMPELGDVRQYVRTLPTNTLMGFGAFAALTTYWYATRPKALKPPCDLAMQSVEVEGGEHVRRSSLLDSDEPILYYYDDVRTVYDIFQRGIHVSNNGPCLGVRKPNQPYEWISYKEAADRAECVGSALLNRGFKPSADQFVGIFAQNRPEWVIIEQGCYTYSLVAVPLYDTLGTEAITYIVNKADITLVFCDKPEKAKLLLESTEKGEMSVLKTIVIMDPFDSDLVARGKKCGVDVVSMKEIEALGRAQRHKPVLPKPEDLAIVCFTSGTTGNPKGAMLTHQNIVSNMSAFVKVTEKAVFPCTEDTLISFLPLAHMFERIVECVILCHGARIGFFQGDIRLLMDDLKTLQPTVFPVVPRLLNRMFDKIFGQANTSFKRWILDFASKRKEAELRSGIIRNNSLWDKMIFRKIQANLGGKVRLMITGAAPVSANVLTFLRAALGCQFYEGYGQTECTAGCSLTIPGDWTAGHVGAPMPCNLIKLVDVEEMNYFAAKGEGEVCVKGPNVFKGYLKDPQKTAEVLDEDGWVHTGDVGKWLPNGTLKIIDRKKHIFKLAQGEYIAPEKIENVYMRSEPVAQIFVHGESLQAFLIGIVVPDPEMLASWAKKKGLGGSYEELCKNKDIKKIILEDLLKVGKEFGLKSFEQVKGITLHPEMFSIENGLLTPTLKAKRPELRKYFRSEIEELYANIQM, from the exons GGCGGTGAACATGTACGGAGATCTTCATTACTTGACAGTGATGAGCCAATATTATACTACTATGATGATGTGAGAACAGTCTATGATATCTTCCAAAGAGGAATACACGTGTCAA ACAATGGTCCATGTTTGGGTGTAAGGAAACCAAATCAGCCATATGAATGGATCTCCTACAAGGAG GCTGCAGACAGAGCAGAATGTGTTGGTTCAGCACTTCTCAACAGAGGCTTCAAACCATCTGCTGATCAGTTCGTAGGAATATTCGCACAGAACAGACCTGAG TGGGTGATCATTGAACAAGGATGCTACACTTACTCACTAGTGGCTGTACCCCTCTATGACACCCTTGGAACTGAGGCAATCACTTATATTGTAAACAAAG CTGACATCACATTGGTTTTTTGTGACAAGCCTGAAAAGGCAAAGCTTCTGTTGGAAAGCACAGAGAAGGGAGAAATGTCAGTCCTCAAAACGATTGTGATCATGGATCCCTTTGACAGTGATCTTGTGGCCCGTGGAAAGAAATGTGGAGTGGATGTTGTCAGCATGAAAGAAATTGAG gcactgggAAGAGCCCAGAGGCACAAGCCTGTA CTTCCAAAACCAGAAGATCTAGCCATAGTTTGTTTCACCAGTGGAACTACAG gaAACCCTAAAGGAGCAATGTTAACTCACCAAAATATTGTGAGCAATATGTCGGCATTTGTGAAAGTTACAGAG AAAGCAGTTTTTCCTTGTACAGAAGATACCTTAATCTCCTTCTTGCCTCTGGCTCATATGTTTGAGAGAATTGTAGAG TGTGTGATTCTCTGCCACGGAGCTCGGATAGGATTTTTCCAGGGAGACATCAGGCTACTTATGGATGACTTAAAAACTTTGCAGCCTACAGTGTTCCCAGTTGTGCCAAGGCTGTTGAACAGAATGTTTGATAAA ATCTTTGGACAAGCAAATACTTCATTTAAGCGGTGGATATTGGATTTTGCTTCTAAGAGAAAAGAAGCTGAACTTAGAAGTGGCATCATTAGAAATAATAGCCTGTGGGATAAAATGATTTTTCGCAAAATACAG gcAAATCTGGGAGGAAAAGTAAGGCTAATGATTACAGGAGCAGCTCCTGTTTCCGCAAATGTTCTGACCTTCTTAAGAGCCGCTCTTGGCTGTCAG TTCTATGAAGGCTATGGACAGACAGAATGCACAGCTGGATGTTCCCTAACAATACCTGGTGACTGGACTGCTG GTCACGTTGGTGCCCCGATGCCTTGCAATCTCATAAAACTTGTTGATGTAGAAGAAATGAATTATTTTGCTGccaaaggagagggagag GTTTGCGTAAAAGGGCCAAATGTGTTCAAGGGTTATCTGAAGGATCCACAAAAGACTGCAGAAGTTCTTGATGAAGATGGATGGGTGCACACTGGAGATGTTGGGAAATGGTTGCCG AATGGAACTCTGAAGATAATTGACAGGAAAAAACATATATTCAAACTTGCACAGGGAGAATATATAGCACCAGAAAAAATAGAGAATGTTTATATGAGGAGTGAACCTGTTGCCCAGATATTTGTCCACGGTGAAAGTTTGCAG GCTTTCCTAATAGGAATTGTGGTACCAGATCCAGAAATGTTGGCCAGCTGGGCCAAGAAAAAGGGATTGGGAGGTTCCTATGAAGAACTATGCAAAAACAAA GACATCAAAAAAATTATTCTGGAAGACTTGTTGAAAGTTGGAAAAGAGTTTGGCTTGAAGTCATTTGAACAG GTCAAAGGCATTACCCTTCACCCTGAAATGTTCTCGATTGAGAATGGCCTGTTAACACCAACATTAAAGGCAAAGAGACCTGAGCTACGCAAGTATTTCAGGTCTGAGATAGAAGAACTCTATGCTAATATCCAGATGTAA